The proteins below are encoded in one region of Rhododendron vialii isolate Sample 1 chromosome 7a, ASM3025357v1:
- the LOC131334594 gene encoding uncharacterized protein LOC131334594 has protein sequence MAVVLISVCILSQQKLGIIAVKIVMSGRRMEPYARPPQKLGGSTNGYHVKEQYGYFQMPLHYPRYSKAEYEAMPEWKLDCLLTEYGLPVTGDVSQKRKFAIGAFLWPH, from the coding sequence GCTGTAGTGTTGATATCAGTGTGTATACTATCACAACAAAAGTTGGGAATCATAGCAGTAAAGATAGTTATGAGTGGAAGACGTATGGAACCCTATGCCAGGCCACCACAAAAACTTGGCGGCAGCACAAATGGGTACCATGTCAAGGAGCAGTACGGATACTTTCAAATGCCTTTGCATTACCCAAGGTACTCCAAAGCTGAGTACGAGGCCATGCCGGAGTGGAAGCTTGACTGCTTGCTCACTGAATACGGACTTCCAGTCACCGGAGATGTCAGCCAAAAGAGGAAGTTTGCCATTGGAGCCTTCTTGTGGCCTCACTAG
- the LOC131334592 gene encoding tubulin gamma-1 chain-like has product MGQAIHYRPISMFWPNKVGVVASQMIVRIGPSTSTMGPNKFFTGVVFNQHIPRKIAPTAHVNIGRQAEFIIFNFPHRAPVAVITSWEKFVTFPLSIFFERILPSCSPTFSQIGALVFTGKRRERRRRRRMPREIITLQVGQCGNQIGMEFWKQLCLEHGINKDGILEDFATQGGDRKDVFFYQADDQHYVPRALLIDLEPRVINGIQNGEYRNLYNHENVFVSDHGGGAGNNWASGYHQGKGVEEDIMDMIDREADGSDSLEGFVLCHSIAGGTGSGMGSYLLEALNDRYSKKLVQTYSVFPNQMETSDVVVQPYNSLLTLKRLTLNADCVVVLDNTALNRIAVERLHLSTPTFAQTNSLVSTVMSASTTTLRYPGYMNNDLVGLLASLIPTPRCHFLMTGYTPLTVERQANLIRKTTVLDVMRRLLQTKNIMVSSYARTKEASQAKYISILNIIQGEVDPTQVHESLQRIRERKLVNFIEWGPASIQVALSRKSPYVQTAHRVSGLMLASHTSIRHLFSKCLSQYEKLRKKQAFLDNYRKFPMFADNDLSEFDESRDIIESLVDEYKACESPDYIKWGMEDPDHILTGEGNVSGTVDPKLAL; this is encoded by the exons ATGGGCCAGGCCATTCACTATAGGCCTATCAGCATGTTTTGGCCCAACAAAGTCGGAGTTGTTGCCAGCCAGATGATTGTCCGGATTGGGCCTTCAACGTCCACCATGGGCCCAAACAAGTTCTTTACCGGAGTAGTATTTAACCAACACATACCGCGTAAGATAGCACCAACAGCTCACGTTAATATTGGCCGGCAGGCAGAGTTCATCATTTTCAACTTCCCCCACAGAGCGCCAGTGGCAGTAATCACTTCCTGGGAAAAGTTCGTCACTTtccctctctctatctttttcGAAAGAATACTCCCCAGTTGTAGTCCCACTTTTTCTCAGATCGGAGCCCTAGTTTTCACAGGaaaacgaagagagagaagaagaagaagaagaatgccGCGAGAAATTATAACTCTACAAGTGGGACAATGCGGGAACCAGATCGGGATGGAGTTCTGGAAGCAACTCTGCCTCGAGCACGGCATTAACAAAGACGGGATTCTCGAAGATTTCGCTACTCAG GGAGGGGACAGAAAAGATGTGTTTTTCTACCAAGCTGACGATCAACACTATGTACCACGGGCTTTGCTGATTGATTTGGAGCCCAGGGTGATCAATGGTATTCAGAACGGTGAATATAGAAACCTCTACAATCACGAGAATGTCTTTGTTTCAGATCATGGTGGAGGTGCTGGCAACAATTGGGCCAGTGGATATCATCAG GGGAAGGGTGTTGAGGAGGACATAATGGATATGATTGACAGAGAAGCTGATGGAAGTGATAGTCTCGAGGGCTTTGTTTTATGCCACTCAATTGCTGGAGGAACAGGCTCAG GTATGGGTTCATATTTGTTGGAGGCTCTGAATGATCGCTACAGCAAAAAGCTTGTTCAGACATATAGTGTTTTTCCTAATCAGATGGAGACAAGTGATGTGGTGGTCCAGCCGTACAATTCGCTTCTGACACTCAAGCGACTTACCCTAAATGCTGATTGTGTCGTCGTTCTCGATAATACTGCACTTAATAGAATTGCAGTAGAGCGTCTTCATCTTTCAACTCCTACTTTTGCTCAAACAAATTCATTGGTTTCTACTGTCATGTCAGCGAGCACGACCACGCTGCGGTATCCTGGATATATGAACAATGACTTAGTTGGCCTTCTTGCCTCTTTAATTCCAACACCAAGATGCCATTTTCTTATGACTGGATACACACCACTTACAGTGGAGCGCCAA GCTAATCTAATTCGGAAAACTACTGTACTAGATGTTATGAGGAGACTTCTGCAG ACAAAGAATATTATGGTTTCATCTTATGCTCGGACAAAAGAAGCCAGTCAGGCCAAATACATTTCAATATTAAACATTATTCAAGGCGAAGTAGACCCCACTCAG GTTCATGAAAGTTTGCAGAGAATACGTGAAAGGAAGCTTGTTAATTTCATAGAATGGGGTCCTGCAAGCATTCAG GTTGCTTTGTCTAGAAAATCTCCATATGTTCAAACTGCCCATAGG GTCAGTGGACTTATGCTTGCAAGTCATACTAGTATCCGGCACCTCTTCAGCAAATGTTTAAGCCAGTATGAGAAGCTGAGAAAGAAACAAGCCTTTCTTGACAACTATCGAAAGTTCCCTATGTTTGCT GACAATGATCTATCTGAGTTTGATGAATCAAGGGACATTATTGAGAGTTTGGTGGATGAATATAAAGCATGCGAGTCTCCAGACTACATCAAATGGGGAATGGAG GATCCAGACCACATTTTGACTGGAGAAGGCAATGTTTCAGGAACAGTGGATCCAAAATTAGCATTGTGA
- the LOC131334596 gene encoding arabinogalactan protein 20, translated as MASSRFFIGILLAVFAIVSAVVPPSALAQSMAPAPAPVSDGTSIDQGIACVLMLAALVLTYLIHPLDASSYNFF; from the exons ATGGCCTCGTCTAGGTTTTTCATTGGAATTTTATTGGCCGTGTTCGCAATTGTTTCCGCCGTAGTTCCCCCCTCCGCTCTTGCTCAGTCGATGGCCCCTGCTCCTGCTCCTGTCAGCGATG GAACTTCAATTGACCAGGGTATTGCTTGTGTGTTGATGCTTGCTGCCCTTGTTCTCACATACCTCATTCATCCCTTGGATGCTTCTTCCTACAACTTCTTCTAA
- the LOC131334595 gene encoding mitochondrial carrier protein MTM1-like isoform X1 — protein MVSTRQGLPPWVSAAASSSRVEIDGNVTSVSGTEDSSSQSHHSKKTLADFDLSFAERAFSAAGAAVLSAVLVNPLDVAKTRLQAQAAGIPCDDLRSMACFETNTMLPDMRCSPSCARAVLGAEPACHPDCSRYTGTMDVFYKVVRQEGLARLWRGTNASLALAVPTVAIYLPCYDILRNYAEEFTSRNAPILTPYVPLVAGAVARSFACITCYPIELARTRMQAFKEAKNGVKPPGVWKTLAGVVSPVRSTNNLQNLQSYRILWTGLGAQLARDVPFSVICWATLEPMRRRILGLMGDEPSVADVLGANFCAGFVAGSLAAAATCPLDVAKTRRQIEKDPSRALKMTTKQTLLEIWRDGGMRGLFTGVGPRVARAGPSVGIVVSFYEVVKYAMYKRRTVQ, from the exons ATGGTGAGCACGAGGCAGGGTCTTCCTCCGTGGGTAAGCGCGGCAGCATCATCATCCAGAGTTGAAATCGACGGAAACGTCACCTCTGTTTCGGGGACTGAAGATTCATCATCGCAATCTCATCATTCCAAGAAAACCCTTGCCGATTTTGATTTGAGTTTCGCAGAGAGGGCCTTCTCTGCTGCCGGTGCCGCCGTCCTCTCGGCCGTCCTCGTCAACCCTCTCGATGTCGCCAAG ACAAGGTTGCAGGCGCAGGCTGCTGGCATCCCTTGCGATGATCTTCGCAGTATGGCATGTTTCGAAACAAACACG ATGCTTCCAGATATGAGATGTTCTCCGTCCTGCGCTCGTGCAGTTCTTGGTGCTGAACCAGCATGTCATCCGGATTGTTCACGGTATACAGGCACAATGGATGTCTTCTACAAAGTCGTACGCCAG GAAGGATTGGCAAGACTTTGGAGAGGCACAAATGCAAGTTTAGCATTGGCAGTGCCAACT GTGGCGATCTACTTGCCTTGTTATGACATTTTGCGCAACTATGCGGAAGAATTCACTTCAAGGAATGCTCCAATCCTTACACCCTATGTCCCTTTAGTTGCTGGCGCAGTTGCACGGTCTTTCGCTTGTATCACTTGCTACCCTATTGAACTTGCCAGAACACGTATGCAG GCATTCAAAGAGGCTAAAAATGGTGTGAAGCCTCCAGGAGTTTGGAAGACTTTGGCTGGGGTCGTCTCCCCTGTCAGGAGCACAAACAACCTTCAAAACT TACAAAGTTACCGCATCTTGTGGACAGGCCTTGGAGCACAACTTGCACGTGACGTTCCATTCTCCGTCATCTGCTGGGCAACCCTTGAGCCT ATGAGGAGAAGAATATTGGGTCTAATGGGTGATGAGCCCAGTGTGGCCGATGTACTGGGAGCAAACTTCTGTGCTGGCTTTGTTGCAGGAAGCCTTGCAGCTGCTGCTACATGTCCTTTAGATGTTGCCAAAACTAGGCGGCAGATAGAG AAGGATCCTAGCCGAGCGTTGAAGATGACCACAAAACAAACATTGCTTGAAATCTGGAG GGATGGAGGAATGAGGGGACTATTTACAGGAGTTGGTCCTCGTGTTGCTCGTGCCGGCCCTTCGGTTGGAATTGTGGTTTCGTTTTATGAAGTGGTCAAGTATGCTATGTATAAAAGACGGACAGTCCAATGA
- the LOC131334595 gene encoding mitochondrial carrier protein MTM1-like isoform X2, giving the protein MFRNKHVLGAEPACHPDCSRYTGTMDVFYKVVRQEGLARLWRGTNASLALAVPTVAIYLPCYDILRNYAEEFTSRNAPILTPYVPLVAGAVARSFACITCYPIELARTRMQAFKEAKNGVKPPGVWKTLAGVVSPVRSTNNLQNLQSYRILWTGLGAQLARDVPFSVICWATLEPMRRRILGLMGDEPSVADVLGANFCAGFVAGSLAAAATCPLDVAKTRRQIEKDPSRALKMTTKQTLLEIWRDGGMRGLFTGVGPRVARAGPSVGIVVSFYEVVKYAMYKRRTVQ; this is encoded by the exons ATGTTTCGAAACAAACACG TTCTTGGTGCTGAACCAGCATGTCATCCGGATTGTTCACGGTATACAGGCACAATGGATGTCTTCTACAAAGTCGTACGCCAG GAAGGATTGGCAAGACTTTGGAGAGGCACAAATGCAAGTTTAGCATTGGCAGTGCCAACT GTGGCGATCTACTTGCCTTGTTATGACATTTTGCGCAACTATGCGGAAGAATTCACTTCAAGGAATGCTCCAATCCTTACACCCTATGTCCCTTTAGTTGCTGGCGCAGTTGCACGGTCTTTCGCTTGTATCACTTGCTACCCTATTGAACTTGCCAGAACACGTATGCAG GCATTCAAAGAGGCTAAAAATGGTGTGAAGCCTCCAGGAGTTTGGAAGACTTTGGCTGGGGTCGTCTCCCCTGTCAGGAGCACAAACAACCTTCAAAACT TACAAAGTTACCGCATCTTGTGGACAGGCCTTGGAGCACAACTTGCACGTGACGTTCCATTCTCCGTCATCTGCTGGGCAACCCTTGAGCCT ATGAGGAGAAGAATATTGGGTCTAATGGGTGATGAGCCCAGTGTGGCCGATGTACTGGGAGCAAACTTCTGTGCTGGCTTTGTTGCAGGAAGCCTTGCAGCTGCTGCTACATGTCCTTTAGATGTTGCCAAAACTAGGCGGCAGATAGAG AAGGATCCTAGCCGAGCGTTGAAGATGACCACAAAACAAACATTGCTTGAAATCTGGAG GGATGGAGGAATGAGGGGACTATTTACAGGAGTTGGTCCTCGTGTTGCTCGTGCCGGCCCTTCGGTTGGAATTGTGGTTTCGTTTTATGAAGTGGTCAAGTATGCTATGTATAAAAGACGGACAGTCCAATGA